Proteins encoded by one window of Carassius auratus strain Wakin chromosome 8, ASM336829v1, whole genome shotgun sequence:
- the LOC113106796 gene encoding C-type natriuretic peptide 3-like isoform X2, producing the protein MISNNISIFCVSSLLLLNLVGAKPVTSLQSLKQLLDEEVNTPFVESGESVMEQKDARSEKSALDEQMWESDARNSALAGKDSAIERLLGDLLSTSKRSWSRFKKGGLRSCFGVRLERIGSFSGLGC; encoded by the exons ATGATCTCCAACAACATCTCTATTTTCTGCGTGTCATCACTTCTACTTTTAAACTTGGTCGGTGCCAAACCAGTCACCAGTTTACAG AGTCTTAAGCAGTTGTTAGATGAAGAAGTGAACACGCCGTTTGTGGAGTCGGGGGAGTCGGTGATGGAGCAGAAAGATGCGAGATCCGAGAAGAGCGCGCTGGATGAGCAAATGTGGGAATCAGATGCGCGCAACTCAGCGCTGGCTGGAAAAGATAGCGCCATCGAGCGTCTTCTAGGCGACTTGCTGTCCACTTCCAAGCGCTCCTGGAGTCGATTCAAGAAAGGCGGGCTGAGGAGCTGCTTTGGGGTCAGACTCGAAAGAATCGGGTCTTTTAGCGGACTCGGGTGTTAA
- the LOC113106796 gene encoding C-type natriuretic peptide 3-like isoform X1 has product MISNNISIFCVSSLLLLNLVGAKPVTSLQQSLKQLLDEEVNTPFVESGESVMEQKDARSEKSALDEQMWESDARNSALAGKDSAIERLLGDLLSTSKRSWSRFKKGGLRSCFGVRLERIGSFSGLGC; this is encoded by the exons ATGATCTCCAACAACATCTCTATTTTCTGCGTGTCATCACTTCTACTTTTAAACTTGGTCGGTGCCAAACCAGTCACCAGTTTACAG CAGAGTCTTAAGCAGTTGTTAGATGAAGAAGTGAACACGCCGTTTGTGGAGTCGGGGGAGTCGGTGATGGAGCAGAAAGATGCGAGATCCGAGAAGAGCGCGCTGGATGAGCAAATGTGGGAATCAGATGCGCGCAACTCAGCGCTGGCTGGAAAAGATAGCGCCATCGAGCGTCTTCTAGGCGACTTGCTGTCCACTTCCAAGCGCTCCTGGAGTCGATTCAAGAAAGGCGGGCTGAGGAGCTGCTTTGGGGTCAGACTCGAAAGAATCGGGTCTTTTAGCGGACTCGGGTGTTAA
- the nppb gene encoding natriuretic peptides B, translated as MKSIDILLVGLLLLFSVQLMSAFPLQNTALITEDRDVLKLLLQRLEESIPASSQEQTLMRVEEEEDNPEQTRFEPQPKTDTSDYLSARDLRTVRRDSKRYSGCFGRKLDRIGSMSSLGCSTAGRSGSKW; from the exons ATGAAATCGATTGACATTCTTCTAGTCGGCCTTCTCTTGCTCTTCAGCGTTCAGCTCATGAGCGCGTTCCCGCTGCAAAACACAGCCTTAATCACCGAGGACAGGGATGTCTTAAAG CTTCTTCTACAGCGACTGGAGGAGTCCATTCCCGCTTCTTCTCAAGAACAAACACTGATGAGAGTGGAAGAAGAGGAGGATAATCCTGAACAAACGCGCTTTGAACCTCAACCCAAGACTGACACGAGCGACTATCTGTCTGCTCGGGACTTGAGGACAGTCCGGCGAGACTCCAAGAGATATTCCGGGTGTTTCGGGCGCAAACTGGACAGAATCGGCTCCATGTCGTCCCTGGGCTGCAGCACCGCCGGACGCTCAG GTTCTAAGTGGTGA